One window of the Pseudofrankia sp. DC12 genome contains the following:
- a CDS encoding helicase C-terminal domain-containing protein, with protein sequence MTPDTPAAQTVTVYFPSKGTVVVPWTYLTHQFDDGRDGGLAHAYALTAAKAQGSTMDTARALVTDDTSRAGLYVMLSRARTDLAAYLIRRDDLTARDDDENWLPATAGPLDPISRLAAHLQHSEPEHTAAAHDPIATAAHQLRATHTLAQLTALRLSQRIPQPRLGARRPTAIAPTTTRPARPGAARTPGPSRQTAPNAPFEPSRTAPNAPAEPSRATPVEPQPRATPSRPAHCAPNKPADAQTGVAGPEARSAATADHAYGNGQALSRPPWQVVLRRAELAAEAAIRTAALADPPDGLVDRIGPRPTAGPQRAIWDAAAGGLAVYHARHKPAAPSWTAGPPPGATPHDRAHDPWLQLHDQAVHLADAWAATFPDPVRAGFTGPGQTVPRQRAIAGLHALLDAGHPPADLAATLRQGPIHDIQTAAAILDHRVTDLCHHAGIDPTLYDLPAPTTAQHEWNTTFDLLTRAETTHLATHPTHDLATERRSLTTALTRTADHAAPGLAMAADSGTARRLAQGERAELENRLRRVEAALDRQVTDALLHAQSEPADYLTALLGPRPHDAGADAMSWEQAAGRIEHYRHHALGLPYGTPAQPDTADPTRHALGNRPTNPADAAHYDQAQDIADLHGGQLAME encoded by the coding sequence GTGACACCTGACACCCCGGCGGCCCAGACAGTGACGGTCTACTTCCCGTCCAAAGGCACCGTCGTCGTGCCGTGGACCTACCTGACCCACCAGTTCGACGATGGCCGCGACGGCGGCCTCGCCCACGCCTACGCCCTGACCGCGGCGAAAGCACAGGGCTCGACGATGGACACCGCCCGCGCCCTCGTCACCGACGACACCTCACGCGCCGGCCTCTACGTCATGCTGTCGCGCGCCCGCACCGACCTCGCGGCCTACCTCATCCGCCGCGACGACCTCACCGCCCGCGACGACGACGAAAACTGGCTCCCCGCGACCGCGGGGCCGCTCGACCCGATCAGCCGGCTCGCCGCCCACCTCCAACACTCCGAACCCGAACACACCGCTGCCGCCCACGACCCGATCGCCACCGCCGCCCACCAGCTCCGCGCCACCCACACCCTCGCCCAGCTCACCGCCCTGCGCCTCTCCCAGCGGATCCCGCAGCCGCGCCTCGGCGCGCGCCGGCCGACGGCGATCGCGCCGACGACAACGCGCCCCGCCCGGCCCGGCGCGGCGCGCACCCCTGGCCCGTCGCGCCAGACCGCGCCGAACGCGCCGTTCGAGCCGAGCCGCACCGCGCCGAACGCGCCAGCCGAGCCGAGCCGGGCCACGCCGGTCGAGCCACAGCCGCGAGCCACCCCGAGCCGCCCGGCACACTGCGCGCCGAACAAGCCAGCCGACGCCCAGACCGGCGTGGCCGGGCCAGAGGCGCGATCGGCCGCGACCGCCGACCACGCATACGGCAACGGCCAGGCCCTCAGCCGTCCGCCGTGGCAGGTCGTGCTCCGCCGCGCCGAACTCGCCGCCGAAGCCGCCATCCGCACCGCCGCCCTCGCCGACCCACCGGATGGACTCGTCGACCGGATCGGCCCCCGGCCCACAGCCGGGCCGCAGCGCGCGATCTGGGACGCCGCGGCCGGCGGACTCGCCGTCTACCACGCCCGCCACAAGCCCGCCGCCCCCAGCTGGACAGCCGGCCCACCGCCCGGCGCCACCCCCCACGACCGGGCACACGACCCCTGGCTCCAGCTCCACGACCAAGCCGTCCACCTCGCGGACGCCTGGGCCGCAACCTTTCCCGACCCCGTCCGGGCAGGGTTCACAGGCCCCGGCCAGACCGTGCCCCGCCAGCGGGCCATCGCCGGTCTACACGCCCTCCTCGACGCCGGCCACCCACCGGCCGACCTCGCCGCCACCCTCCGCCAAGGCCCGATCCACGACATCCAGACCGCGGCAGCGATCCTCGACCACCGCGTCACCGACCTCTGCCACCACGCCGGGATCGACCCGACGCTCTACGACCTACCCGCCCCCACCACCGCCCAGCACGAATGGAACACCACCTTCGACCTGCTCACCCGCGCCGAAACCACCCACCTCGCCACCCACCCCACCCACGACCTCGCCACCGAACGCCGCAGCCTCACCACGGCACTCACCCGCACCGCCGACCACGCCGCCCCCGGCTTGGCTATGGCGGCCGATAGCGGCACGGCCCGGCGATTGGCCCAGGGGGAAAGGGCGGAGTTGGAAAACAGACTGCGCCGCGTCGAAGCCGCGCTTGACCGCCAAGTCACGGACGCCCTCCTCCACGCGCAGTCCGAACCCGCCGACTACCTGACGGCGCTACTCGGCCCCCGGCCGCACGATGCCGGCGCCGATGCGATGAGCTGGGAGCAGGCAGCCGGACGCATCGAGCACTACCGCCACCACGCCCTCGGCCTGCCCTACGGCACCCCCGCCCAGCCCGACACGGCCGACCCCACCCGCCACGCACTGGGCAACCGCCCCACCAACCCCGCCGACGCCGCCCACTACGACCAGGCCCAGGACATCGCGGACCTGCACGGCGGGCAACTGGCGATGGAATAG
- a CDS encoding DDE-type integrase/transposase/recombinase, which translates to MSVSDAEMARRAERARAVGLFRYGLVREAADPGLSARARGRLVRQLAAGEHAGPDGTPVRVSRKTLDRWIRAWRVGGFDALVPAPRRVEARTPAEVLALAAALKRENPARTAAQVGRLLRASSGWAPSDRTLQRHFEALELNTRPDGTAPAAFGRFEADRPNDLWIGDALHGPPVAGRKTYLFAFIDDRSRALVGYRFGYAEDSVRLAVALRWALASRGVPAAVYVDNGSAFVDAALRRACAVLGIRLIHSTPGRPEGRGKIERFFETVRGEFLVEIAPVGTHVFGDLSALNNAFTAWVETVYHRRVHSETQMAPLARFEAGGPFTHPSDAALAEAFKWEEHRKVRKTATISLHGNTYQVEPHLVGRTVAAVYDPFDLSHVEIRWQGRPAGVAIPAVIGRHAHPKARPETPPTPPPAATGIDYVDLLTAAHDTELAAATISYAAATAPTGQDTP; encoded by the coding sequence ATGTCGGTGTCGGACGCCGAGATGGCGCGGCGGGCGGAGCGGGCGCGTGCGGTGGGCCTGTTCCGCTACGGGCTGGTGCGGGAGGCGGCGGACCCGGGGCTCTCGGCGCGGGCGCGGGGCCGGCTGGTGCGCCAGTTGGCGGCTGGGGAGCATGCCGGGCCGGACGGGACGCCGGTGCGGGTGTCGCGCAAGACGCTTGACCGGTGGATCCGGGCGTGGCGGGTCGGGGGGTTCGACGCGCTGGTGCCCGCGCCCAGGCGGGTGGAGGCGCGCACCCCGGCCGAGGTGTTGGCGTTGGCCGCCGCGCTCAAGCGGGAGAACCCGGCGCGCACCGCGGCGCAGGTCGGGCGGCTACTGCGCGCGAGTTCGGGGTGGGCGCCGTCGGACCGCACGCTGCAGCGGCATTTCGAAGCCCTGGAGCTCAATACCCGGCCCGACGGGACGGCGCCGGCGGCGTTCGGCCGGTTCGAGGCCGATCGTCCCAACGACCTGTGGATCGGGGATGCGTTGCACGGGCCGCCGGTCGCCGGCCGCAAGACCTACCTTTTCGCTTTCATTGACGACCGTTCCAGGGCGCTGGTGGGCTACCGGTTCGGCTATGCCGAGGACTCCGTCCGTCTCGCGGTAGCGTTGCGGTGGGCGCTGGCCTCGCGCGGTGTTCCCGCCGCTGTCTACGTGGATAACGGCTCGGCGTTCGTGGACGCGGCGCTGCGCCGGGCCTGCGCAGTCCTCGGGATCAGACTCATACATTCCACCCCGGGCCGGCCCGAGGGCCGGGGGAAAATCGAACGTTTCTTCGAGACTGTTCGGGGCGAGTTCCTCGTCGAGATCGCCCCGGTCGGCACCCATGTGTTCGGTGACCTGTCGGCGTTGAACAACGCGTTCACCGCCTGGGTGGAGACGGTCTATCACCGCCGGGTGCATTCCGAAACACAGATGGCGCCGCTGGCCCGCTTCGAGGCCGGCGGCCCGTTCACCCATCCCAGCGACGCCGCCCTGGCCGAGGCGTTCAAGTGGGAGGAACACCGCAAGGTCCGCAAGACCGCGACGATCTCCCTGCACGGCAACACCTACCAGGTCGAACCGCACCTCGTCGGGCGCACCGTCGCCGCCGTCTACGACCCGTTCGACCTGTCACACGTCGAGATCCGCTGGCAGGGCCGCCCCGCCGGGGTCGCGATCCCCGCCGTGATCGGCCGCCACGCGCACCCGAAAGCCCGCCCCGAGACCCCGCCCACCCCACCACCGGCGGCGACCGGCATCGACTACGTCGACCTGCTCACCGCCGCCCACGACACCGAGCTCGCCGCCGCGACCATCAGCTACGCGGCGGCCACCGCCCCCACCGGCCAGGACACCCCGTGA
- a CDS encoding helix-turn-helix domain-containing protein: MRNPLTLAEIEALPAAVDLVTAGRSLNLGRTLAYRLARAGQFPVPVHRRGGVYRVHTADILAALRPVDSDTPASASGPDGSGEGPGHGRSR; the protein is encoded by the coding sequence GTGCGCAACCCGCTGACTCTTGCCGAGATTGAGGCGCTGCCGGCCGCGGTCGATCTGGTCACTGCCGGCCGCTCGCTCAACCTCGGCCGGACGCTCGCTTACCGCCTCGCCCGCGCCGGGCAGTTCCCGGTCCCGGTTCACCGCCGGGGCGGGGTCTATCGCGTGCACACCGCCGACATCCTCGCCGCGCTTCGCCCCGTTGACTCGGACACGCCGGCGTCTGCGTCCGGGCCGGACGGGTCTGGAGAAGGCCCGGGGCACGGCAGGTCCCGATGA